GGGCGACCTGTTCCCCGTCGGCGCACTGCTCGCCGGCCGCGCCGTCACGGCCACCTACACCGCCAACGAAGACACCTTCTGCCTGAGCCTGCCGGCCGAGGCCGCGCAAGCCTTGGTGCAGAGCAGCGCGCCCTTCGCCGATTTTCTGAACGCGCGTGTGCTGAAGTTCCTCGAGCTGTCTCGTCGGGCCACGCAGGCGGCGTTTGCGTCGCAGACGCTGGCCGAACAGTCGCTCGAGACGCGCCTGGCGGAGCTGCCGTCCAAGGCACCGCTGTCCTGCACGCCCGAGACGCCACTGGCCCAGGCGCTGGCCACGATGCACGAGCGCCGGGTTGGCTCGATGCTCGTGCTCGGGGAAGATGGTGCGGTGCAGGGCATCCTCACGCGGCACGACATCCTGGGCCGCGTGACGCTGCCGCAGCGGCCGCTGAGCACACCGATCGGCGAGGTGATGAGCGCGCCGGTGCACACGCTGGGCGTCGAGCACCGGCTGTCCGACGCCGCGATGCTGATGTCGCGCCACGGCGTGCGCCACGTACCCGTTGTGCGCGACGGGCGCGTCGTCAACATCGTTTCCGAGAGGGACCTGTTCGCGCTGCAACGGCTGTCGCTCAAGCAGCTGGGCAGCAGTCTGCGTGGCGCACCCGACGAGGCCACGCTGGTGCAGCTGGCGGGCAGCATCCGCGAGTTTGCGCGCAACCTGCTGGGGCAGGGCGTGCACGCCCGGCAGCTCACCGAGCTGGTGAGCCATCTCAACGACCTGCTGGCCACGCGGCTGGTGGAGCTGGTGGCGGCGCGCCGCGGGCTCGATCTCGGCCGCGCCTGCTGGCTGGCCTTCGGCTCCGAGGGCCGCAGCGAGCAGACGGTGGCCACCGACCAGGACAACGGCCTCGTGTTCGACAGCACCGAGCCCGACGCCGACCGCACGGCCTGGCTGGCCTTCGGCCGCGAGGTCAACGAGGCGCTCGACCGAGCCGGCTATCCCTTGTGCAAGGGCGGCGTGATGGCCGGCAACGCGGCCTGCTGCCTGACCGTGGCCGAGTGGTCAGCGCGCATCGAGCACTGGATCGAGCACGGCGCGCCGCAGAACCTTCTCGATGCCAGCATCTACCTTGACCTGCGGCCGATCGCCGGCCACATGGCGCTCGCGGCACCGCTGGAGCGGCTGATCGGGCAGGGTCCGGCGCGCGTGCCGCGCTTCCTCAAGCAGATGGCCGACAACTCGCTGCGTCACGCCCCGCCGCTCAACTGGCGGGGCGGCCTCGACCCCGTCGAGGATGGCGAACACGCGTGGATCGACCTCAAGCTGCAGGGCACGGCCATCTTCGTCGACGTGGCGCGCCTGTATGCGCTGGCGCACGGGCTGCCGGCCCGCGGCACGCGTGCGCGGCTGGAGGCGGCGGCGCCGCTGATGGGCGCCAGCGATCGCGAGAGCAGCAGCTGGGTGGCCTCGTTCGAGTTCCTGCAGATGCTGCGGCTGCAGCTGCAACTGGGCCACCGCGGCCCGCAGCCCGGGCGCGACGACAATCCCAACCGCATCGACGTGAAGCGCCTCAACGACATCGACCGCCGCCTGCTCAAGGAAAGCCTGCGGGCGGCGCGCACGCTGCAGCAGCGGCTGCAGCTGGACTACCAGCGTTGAGCACGATGGCGGCGTGGTGGCAGCGCCTGCTTGGCGGCGACCGTGAGTTGCCCGAGTCGCGCTGGGTGGTGCTGGACGTCGAGACCAGCGGTCTGGACGCGCGTCGCGCGCGGCTGCTGGCCATCGCCGCGCTGGGCGTGCACCGCGACGGCCCGCACTGGCGCATCGTGCCGGCCGACAGCTTCGAGGTCGTGCTGCGCTACGAGCCGGACGAGGCTGGGCGGCCCGATCGCGACAACATCCTGCTCCACGGCATCGGCGTCGGTGCGCAGCGCGGGGGCGTGGCGCGGCCCGAGGCGCTGCAGCGCTTCGCCGGCTTCGTGGGTGATGCGCCACTGGTGGCCTTCCACGCCGCCTTCGACCGCACGATGATCGAGCGCGCCTGCCGCGCCGCGCAGCTGCCGGTGCCGGCCAACCCCTGGCTCGACCTTGAGCCGCTGGCCGGCGTGCTGATGCCGCAGCTGCGGGCGCGCTCGCTTGACGAGTGGATGGCCGAGCTCGGCATCCCCTGCGCGGCGCGCCATGAGGCCGCGGCCGACACCCTGGCCACGGCCGAGCTGCTGCTGCGCCTGGCGCCGCGCCTGAACGCCGAGATCGGCGGCGCCGGCTTTGCCGCGGCGCAGAAGCTTGCCGCGCAGCGCCGCTGGGTGGGCGCCTGAGCGGGGCGCGCCGAGGTGGGCCGATCCGGCCGCGGAAGCGGCTATACTCGTGGGCTTTCCTTGCCGCACCCGACCCCAGGCAGACCATGCCCGGGACCCCCGACGCACCGGGGCGGCTTCCACCGGGCTTTGGCCCGGGAATCCACAAGGAGTGTTCATGCGTCACTATGAAATCGTGCTGCTGATCCATCCGGACCAGAGCGAACAGGTTCCAGCCATGCTGGAACGCTACAAGGGCCTCGTCACCGCCGCCGGCGGCAAGGTCCACCGCGTCGAGGACTGGGGCCGCCGCCAGCTGGCCTACATGATCCAGAAGCTCGTCAAGGCGCACTACCTCTGCCTCAACATCGAGTGCAGCCAGGAGACGCTCAACGAGCTGGAGACGGGCTTTCGCTTCAACGACGCCGTGCTGCGCCACCTGACGGTGGCCAAGGCCAAGGCCGAGACGGCCCCGTCGGTGATGATGAAGGCCGTCGAGCGCGAGGAAGCCCGCAAGGAACGCGCGGAGGCCCAGGCCTGAAGCCGCCACCCCGTTGCCCGCAGGGCGGCACTGCGAATGAACGGGCATGAACCGCCTGGTTCTGCAGGCCACCCTGGTGCAGCGGCAGGCGATGCGCTACACCCCCGCCGGCCTTCCGGCCCTGGACCTGAGCCTCGCGCACAGTTCCACGGTCAGCGAGGACGGCCAGCCCCGGCAGGTGTCTTTCGAGATGCGGGCCGTGGCGATCGGGGCAGTGACGCGTACGCTGCAGCCTCTGCCACTGGGAAGCGCCGGTGTTTTCGCCGGTTTCCTGACCAGCCAGCGCAACGGACGAGGTCTTCTGTTCCACATCACCGAGGTCGAGATCGAGCCCGCTGCAGAGCCCGCCAACCCGACCCCTTCCGGATCCAACTGAGTTCAGCCAGGAGCTTCATATGCCCCCGCCCCGTGGTAAAGGTCGTTTCTCCAAGGACAAGCGCCCCAAGCGCAACAGCCAGAGTCTGCTGTTCCGTCGCAAACGCTTCTGCCGCTTCACCGTCGCCGGTGTCGAGGAGATCGACTACAAGGAAATCGACGTCCTGCGCGATTTCATCAGCGAGAACGGCAAGATCACGCCGGCCCGCCTGACCGGCACGCGCGCCTTCTTCCAGCGCCAGCTGACGGTCGCGATCAAGCGCGCGCGTTTCCTCGCGCTGATGCCGTACTCCGACCAGCACAAGGTCTGACGGAGGACCCACCATGCAAGTCATTCTTCTCGAGAAGGTCGGCAAGCTCGGCAACCTGGGCGACGTCGTCAAGGTCAAGCAGGGCTACGCCCGCAATTTCCTCATCCCGCAAAAACTGGCGCGCCGCGCCACCGACGCGGCCATCGCCGAGTTCGGGGCCCGTCGGGCCGATCTGGAAAAGGCCGCGCAGGCCAAGCTCGACGCCGCCCGTGCGCTGGGCGAGCAACTGTCCGGCAAGACCGTGCGCGTCGTCCAGAAGGCCGGTGTCGACGGCCGCCTGTTCGGCAGTGTCACCAACCATGACATCGCCGACGCGCTCACCAAGACGGGCCTGGCGGTGACGAAGGCGCAGGTGCGCATGCCCAATGGCCCGCTCAAGACGGTGGGCGAGCACACCGTCTCGGTGGCGCCGCACGGTGACGTCGTTATCGACGTCACGGTGCAGGTGGTGGCGCAGGCCGACTGACGCCGCTATCCTGCAGGTGCCCCATGAAGGCCGGCGCAAGCCGGCCTTCTGCATTTGGCGGCTGTCGTTCTCCACAGGAGACGCAGCCGCTGTCCACAGGCTTGTCCCCGACCCGGCCCCACCATGGACCTGCTCAGCACCCTTCGCGACCCCGCTGCCCCGCGCGACGACGAAGTCGAGCGCCTGCGCGTGCCACCGCACAGCACCGAGGCCGAGCAGAGCGTGCTCGGCGGCCTGCTGCTGGACAACCTGGCCTTCGACCGCGCCGCCGAGCTGCTGGCCGACAGCGACTTCTACCGCCACGAGCACCGGCTGATCTTCGGCGCCATCCGTGGCCTCATCCAGGCCGGCAAGCCCGCCGACGTGGTGACGGTCTTCGAGCACCTGCAGAGCCAGGGCAAGGCGGACGACGCCGGCAAGCTGAAGTACCTGAACGACCTGGCGCAGAGCGTGCCGAGCGCCGCCAACATGCGACGCTACGCGGAAATCGTTCGCGAGCGCGCTGTGCTGCGCAAGCTGATTGCCGCCAGCGACGAGATTGCCACCACGGCCTTCAATCGCGAAGGCCGCGCGGTCAGCCAGATCCTTGACGAGGCCGAGAGCAAGATCCTCAAGATCGGCGAGGAAGGCAACCGCTCTCAGCAGGGCCCGCAGCCCATGGGCGGCCTGGTGGTGGCGCTGATGGACCGCGTCAACGAGCTGGCAGAGAACCCGGCGGGCGACGTGACCGGGGTGAGGACCGGCTACTACGACCTCGACAGCATGACGGCCGGCCTGCAGAAGGGGGACCTCATCGTGCTGGCGGCACGTCCATCGATGGGCAAGACCGCCTTCGCACTGAACATCGCCGAGCATGTGTGCATCAAGGAGGAACTGCCAGTCCTCGTGTTCTCCATGGAAATGGGCGCGGCGCAGCTGGCGTTGCGCCTGGTGGGCAGCCTCGGCCGCATCAACCAGCAGAACCTGCGCACCGGCAGGCTGGCCGACGACGAATGGGGCCGCCTGGCCGACGCGGTGGAGAAGCTCGGGCGCGTCTCCATGTTCATCGACGAGACAGCCGGACTCTCGGTGGCCGAACTGAGGGCACGCGCCCGCCGCATGGCGCGGCAATTCGGCGGCACGCTGGGACTGATCGTTGTCGACTACCTTCAGCTGATGAGCGGCTCCGGCGGCAGTGACGAGAACCGCGCCACCGAGCTGGGCGAGATCTCTCGCGGCCTCAAGGCGCTGGCCAAGGAGCTGCAGTGCCCGCTGATCGCGTTGTCGCAGCTCAACCGCAGCGTAGAGAGCCGCACCGACAAGCGCCCGATGATGAGCGACCTGCGCGAGTCGGGCGCCATCGAGCAGGACGCCGACATCATCATGTTCATTTACCGCGATGAGTACTACACCAAGGAAGCCTGCAAGGAGCCCGGTGTCGCGGAGATCATCATCGCCAAGCAGCGAAACGGCCCGGTGGGCACCGTGAAGCTGACCTTCCTGAAGCCGCTGACGAAGTTCGACAACCTGGCGCCCGGCAGCTCCAACGAGTACTGACGACGCAAGGCGGTCCGGCCTGCCACAGGCCCGCACCCGCGCGCTTGCCGCCGCCGCGGCCTTGCAGGGGCAGGGCCGGCACTCTTGACCCCGCCCGCGGCTCCGGTCCGACCGCTCAGCGGCGCAGCACCATGCCCCCGGAAGAACGCTTGCTGCGGCGCACGCCGGCAATGTGCGTCGCAATGGCGCAGTAGCGCCGAGCCAGATCCGACTGTGCCGCCATCAGCTTCCGCACGCCATCGATGCGCTCTTGATGCCGCTTGGCCACCAGTCCGGCCATCTCGATGAGCTTGGAGTTGCCGGTGCTACCGCCTTGCTGCAGCAGCGTCTGCACAGCGCGCGTCGGCTGGCCTCTCAGCGACAGGTTCATGGCCGACTCCGCGACCTGCATCACCTGTGCGTACGCGTCGCGGATGATGGCGGCCGATGCCGGATGGTGGCGAGCCGCCGCCACCAGCACTTCACAGGTCGCGTGTGACACCGCGAATCGCTGGGCAATTCGTCCGATCACCGACTCGATCTCGTCGGTACCCACGCCGAGGCGTTGCAGCCGTGTCCAGACCGAAACCACATTGGTGGCAGACTCCATGTCGAACGCGGGCTCCAGCAGGTCTTTGGACTCGCACCGAAGCAGCGTCAGGCCTTCCTGAAGGCGACCTCGATGCAGCCGCACCAGGACTTCGCCGAGCTGCTCCATCCGTTCGAGGCGCACCGACTCCGGGTTGCGGCTGGAGAACCTGACCAGCACGTCGTAGGCCGCCTCGAGGCCCTTGGTGTCGCCGGCATCGAACCGCAGCAGCGTCAGCAGCATCATGGACAGCACGTCGAACAGCGCGGACTTGTGGCCCAGCTGCCAGGTCCGCTCCAGCAGCTGCACGGCGCTGCGCACGTCGCCGGCATAGAAGCTGAGCGTGCCGGCGTGCTGAAGTCGCAGCACGCATCCGGGCGTCATCTCGGCCGCCTTGCGGTAGGTCTCCAGGGCCTCGGCGAGGTTGCCCTGCTCCATGTGCACCTTGCCCAGCACATCGTAGCTGTCGGCGAAATCCGGGTCGGAGCTGACGAGCGCTTCCAAGGTTCGGCGTGCCAGCGCCACGTCGCCGTCAGACAACTGCACCCGCGCCACGCCCAGCCGGGCCCAAGGCAGCGTCTTGGCGGCGATCACCGCGTCGTA
This is a stretch of genomic DNA from Ideonella sp. WA131b. It encodes these proteins:
- a CDS encoding CBS domain-containing protein, whose protein sequence is MHAMNDTATSPGRSTPSPSLLGHLRAELVQHLPFSAMKAEHVDQYLGAASQRYCAPGERVLDPAGGAVRELLFVRRGSISGRRGVADTTGPIEYAAGDLFPVGALLAGRAVTATYTANEDTFCLSLPAEAAQALVQSSAPFADFLNARVLKFLELSRRATQAAFASQTLAEQSLETRLAELPSKAPLSCTPETPLAQALATMHERRVGSMLVLGEDGAVQGILTRHDILGRVTLPQRPLSTPIGEVMSAPVHTLGVEHRLSDAAMLMSRHGVRHVPVVRDGRVVNIVSERDLFALQRLSLKQLGSSLRGAPDEATLVQLAGSIREFARNLLGQGVHARQLTELVSHLNDLLATRLVELVAARRGLDLGRACWLAFGSEGRSEQTVATDQDNGLVFDSTEPDADRTAWLAFGREVNEALDRAGYPLCKGGVMAGNAACCLTVAEWSARIEHWIEHGAPQNLLDASIYLDLRPIAGHMALAAPLERLIGQGPARVPRFLKQMADNSLRHAPPLNWRGGLDPVEDGEHAWIDLKLQGTAIFVDVARLYALAHGLPARGTRARLEAAAPLMGASDRESSSWVASFEFLQMLRLQLQLGHRGPQPGRDDNPNRIDVKRLNDIDRRLLKESLRAARTLQQRLQLDYQR
- a CDS encoding 3'-5' exonuclease → MSTMAAWWQRLLGGDRELPESRWVVLDVETSGLDARRARLLAIAALGVHRDGPHWRIVPADSFEVVLRYEPDEAGRPDRDNILLHGIGVGAQRGGVARPEALQRFAGFVGDAPLVAFHAAFDRTMIERACRAAQLPVPANPWLDLEPLAGVLMPQLRARSLDEWMAELGIPCAARHEAAADTLATAELLLRLAPRLNAEIGGAGFAAAQKLAAQRRWVGA
- the rpsF gene encoding 30S ribosomal protein S6; protein product: MRHYEIVLLIHPDQSEQVPAMLERYKGLVTAAGGKVHRVEDWGRRQLAYMIQKLVKAHYLCLNIECSQETLNELETGFRFNDAVLRHLTVAKAKAETAPSVMMKAVEREEARKERAEAQA
- the priB gene encoding primosomal replication protein N; this encodes MNRLVLQATLVQRQAMRYTPAGLPALDLSLAHSSTVSEDGQPRQVSFEMRAVAIGAVTRTLQPLPLGSAGVFAGFLTSQRNGRGLLFHITEVEIEPAAEPANPTPSGSN
- the rpsR gene encoding 30S ribosomal protein S18; translation: MPPPRGKGRFSKDKRPKRNSQSLLFRRKRFCRFTVAGVEEIDYKEIDVLRDFISENGKITPARLTGTRAFFQRQLTVAIKRARFLALMPYSDQHKV
- the rplI gene encoding 50S ribosomal protein L9, giving the protein MQVILLEKVGKLGNLGDVVKVKQGYARNFLIPQKLARRATDAAIAEFGARRADLEKAAQAKLDAARALGEQLSGKTVRVVQKAGVDGRLFGSVTNHDIADALTKTGLAVTKAQVRMPNGPLKTVGEHTVSVAPHGDVVIDVTVQVVAQAD
- the dnaB gene encoding replicative DNA helicase, giving the protein MDLLSTLRDPAAPRDDEVERLRVPPHSTEAEQSVLGGLLLDNLAFDRAAELLADSDFYRHEHRLIFGAIRGLIQAGKPADVVTVFEHLQSQGKADDAGKLKYLNDLAQSVPSAANMRRYAEIVRERAVLRKLIAASDEIATTAFNREGRAVSQILDEAESKILKIGEEGNRSQQGPQPMGGLVVALMDRVNELAENPAGDVTGVRTGYYDLDSMTAGLQKGDLIVLAARPSMGKTAFALNIAEHVCIKEELPVLVFSMEMGAAQLALRLVGSLGRINQQNLRTGRLADDEWGRLADAVEKLGRVSMFIDETAGLSVAELRARARRMARQFGGTLGLIVVDYLQLMSGSGGSDENRATELGEISRGLKALAKELQCPLIALSQLNRSVESRTDKRPMMSDLRESGAIEQDADIIMFIYRDEYYTKEACKEPGVAEIIIAKQRNGPVGTVKLTFLKPLTKFDNLAPGSSNEY
- a CDS encoding response regulator; its protein translation is MQMAIDREVADHSALVVDANPTSRSVLQAQLREFGFGTVKCTSRIADARELIETRGFNLILCDDTGDGGGHTGQDLLEELRREQLLPYSTVFVMITPEATYASVAEAAEAALDSFMVKPFSANALFERLKEARQRKRVLKTIFEAMEAKDFERAANLCLERFNERRLYWLYAARIGAELLLMLNRNEEAKALYDAVIAAKTLPWARLGVARVQLSDGDVALARRTLEALVSSDPDFADSYDVLGKVHMEQGNLAEALETYRKAAEMTPGCVLRLQHAGTLSFYAGDVRSAVQLLERTWQLGHKSALFDVLSMMLLTLLRFDAGDTKGLEAAYDVLVRFSSRNPESVRLERMEQLGEVLVRLHRGRLQEGLTLLRCESKDLLEPAFDMESATNVVSVWTRLQRLGVGTDEIESVIGRIAQRFAVSHATCEVLVAAARHHPASAAIIRDAYAQVMQVAESAMNLSLRGQPTRAVQTLLQQGGSTGNSKLIEMAGLVAKRHQERIDGVRKLMAAQSDLARRYCAIATHIAGVRRSKRSSGGMVLRR